DNA from Nymphaea colorata isolate Beijing-Zhang1983 chromosome 4, ASM883128v2, whole genome shotgun sequence:
ttttttttttaggctgcACCATACTGTGCTGCGAGTCCAGTCTCGGTCTTTGCCTCTTAGGGGCCAAGCTTATTTAAGAACCTTTCACTACTATTTGTGGCTTAGGAACAAGTTTTCGGGTGAACTGATTAGGAGCTATTAGAACCAAGTTATTTGTCTTATTATGAAGGACAAAACTGATTAGGAGCTGTCTGTTTATATGCAGCCTTTTTTTAATTGAGGGCGACTCCTGACCACAAAGTCTTAAAGGGTCAATGTCATAGCCTTTTACTGACCACCCGTGATGGTTTTTGATAGTAATATTTTGTTTAGGAAAATCTTCATTTCAGGTGACCGGAGAAAGCGAGAAAGGCTCTCATGGAAAAAGGCACATGGAAAGTTGCATCTGTCCCTGCAAGGTACAAGTTGGGTCGAGTAGGTATCGAATAGCGTCCAACGAGTGAATAACCTGATTGGAGAATTCGGGAGAGTGGTGATATCTTGGCCACTTGCTAATTCCGAAGGAGAAAAGGGAAGAGGTGACGAAAGACGAATTAAAGAAGAACGGGACAACTTAATTTTCAGTTGAGATATTTTTGGTCtataatttattaattttcGGTAACTTTCAATATAGGCCTATGATTCTTTGTCACGGTGAAAGAGGACTCATTGGACCTATCTTTAGATGGGCAATAGGCTGGGTTGTCCCTCAGTACTGCCACCCAGCCCTGCTGTTTTCCAGTCATGGGCTGGTGTCGTCTTAGATCATGACTGTGTGAATTGGTAGTTTGGTTTTTGTTGTAGGGCTAGGCTGTGGTTTGACCTGGGTGCCCTGAGGGGTCATAGCATAGTTAGTCGGCTTAAAGGGCATGCAGACATGCATCATCAGTCCGGCTTGAAACCTGCTGATCTTTTTGGTATGCTAGCTAACATTTAAGTTGAAAGGTGTATCATAGAGTTACATAGTTTCATATTATCATAgggtttatttttttatgagattcttTCCATGTTATTTGTGTTTTACTATACAAACCGTATGGGGCATTTTAGCtgtcaacttttaaaaaaagttttccCCCGAAGATTTGTTGTATTTCTTGGACCATTTTGTCGTTGCACGTCACTCCGGGGGGTTATATGCAAGTATTTTGACTACCGTCGCCTTCATCTGGGAAATTTCTAAAATAGGTGCCTAAGATGGTAGTATATCAGGTAAAATAAAAGGAGTACAAATCAGGAATGGGAATCGGCGAGACGTGTGCTGTTTGAATTTGAACACCACTGGTGACGATGGTTGTAGGATTTTATCTTGGCTTTCACGTGTCTTGGCTCGCAAGCTCATTAAAATTGACTGTGACGCCGCTAATTACTACacagaaacagaaacaaaagacCATTTACTAAAGTTGGTTATCTATTTCCTGTATTCCATAAGAAGCCAATAAGTTGCACGAACTTTCTACAAACCCAAATCGAGTCTCTTCTTTCCCACTAACTATCAAATTAATGCCAAATGAATGTTACCTCACGTCAGTTAGCTACGAACGCGTCGGCTGGCAACCACCAGTCTGACCTTACCTCTATCTATCTGTTGATGGTAAACATTAAAGACCGGAAAGTGACGAGCTTCTTCTACTCACCCTCTTCTTCTGGTCTTGCTTTCATTAGGCCCCATCCCCACGTCCCACTTggctttcttcttcatcatctcctGTGATATCGCCCTGGTCTCTTGTGCCATTGCTTACTGCAAGACCTgtgattttattttgtattgggCCAATGAGgaagtgtgagcttatattACATCGTCAGGCCTCTGATCATCACTGAATTATAAATTTTGTTAGGGCACAAAATCTTTTAAGTTTCTTTGCTTGGCAAGACGTGGGTTAGTAAGACCACTGCCCATTGGAAGTGCATACAAGTAACCTCTCTCATAAGTTCAATTTTTGTGGGCGTTAAGTTTCCgggtaacttctctctctctctctctctctctctctctctctgggccCACAATGAATTGTGGTAACTTGTGATGCAATGGCTATTTATGGTTCCTTTCTTCAGATTAATTCCACCAGCTAGTCCTAACCGATCTTGCCCAAGTTGAATTTGAACAAATATAGTCACAGACTGATCAGCTCAAGCAAAAGCTGAATTGTCTATTTTCTAAGTTAACCAAGCTTAGATTGGCATGTTagccacatatatatatagaataaatGGATTCCTCCGGCCGGGTTTGACCGGAGAATTTGTGTATCAGGACTCACATGTGGAATGAGGGaactatatataaatatatacgcACACACAGGCATACACGTGATGTGAACGAAGATTCTTCTTAAGCGTGGAAATGTACTGCTGATAATGTTGGTGAGGGAATATTGGCCTTTGGCTTGAGAAAATTTAAGTCCCGACCAACTTCTGTTCGTcagattagaaatgaaaaacGAAAGCTCTGTTCTTTGAGTCTAGAAACTTCCCTCCTTGCAATCATTGTATCCTGTCGATAAGAATGCATGGTGTAATCAGCCAAGCAGCtgtaattataataataatgttaataaagaaaaagataacaCGTCACTTTCACGGCCAATCTTATATGTACACCTAAAGACGGTTCCTCCACAGAGTGTTGTGGAAAAATAATCAATAAAAACAGATGCTACGATGGCGAATGTTCATCTATAATCACATGAGGACAACTCGACACGTATTATATCATGTTTAATCGATGTGACCAACATTCATTCACATATATCATAAAAAAGTAACAAGAAGTTTAAATTTATCGAGTGTGGGATGTTTGCGGTGgctaaaaatataaaatctcaATAAGGACAGTAATATGAAAATTGGCAGTTACAACGCAATGCAGCTCATGGTACTTCTAATAACAATTTATAGTGTTTTTACGACTAACATCTAATTTTCAACCATGAGGCCAGCAATATTTAGCATCGGGAAGATTTGAATCCtcctatttatatatatattaaataatatgCAATTACATTATGTTAATCTTTAATTTTGGTCAGTGAACaggaaagaaagataaagagcaATAAACTATAAATGCATCAATGACAGGTcactaagtaaaaaaaaagccagagagagagagagagagagagagagagagagagaggccgtTTGTCATTATCACTATTTGGGAAGGTTGAGGCAGATACCACTCTGCAGGAGTCGAAGGTAGAGACATTGTGGCGAGTGGCCTGAGAAACCGCAATCTCCGCGCTTAAAGTGATGCGCTTTCCACTTTTTCCATAAATGTAAAGGGGAAGACTCCTACTGCAGTTTACTGGCTAAAGAATCGTCACTTATCGAATCGCAATGGTAAAAAATGTTGATAACATATGAAAATTGGGATTCAAATGTATATGTAGAACACAGAAACGATCGCaggatttaaattttgaaagattaGATCAGCAGAGTGAGGTAAAACGAAATTTCTTGTCCAAATGAGAGCGAAATTTCTGGGAGAACAGACGGGGACAAGTGGACCTGGCGGGGCTCACTGCAGTTTCTGTAACTCGAGCTATCCAGACTTTTGACTAAGTTTGCGACATGTCACCAGCGACTGAGGCTCAttaggttctctctctctctctccctctctctctcccccctccccaggttctctctctctctctcccctctctctatCTAAACCGCCATTCCTTTTCCTTATAGTTTGATGTTTCTGTGGGAGGTGGTCCATGGGGGGTTTTGTGGCCAAGAGCAGGAAGGAAACATAAACCAGGGTTGTGTACAAACGGCTGATTTCAACTCTTTCTTTGTCTCTCTAGAGAAAAATCTCAACTCCTGATGCTCcacaaaatccaaatctaagcTCTCCTTTCTTTCCCAGGGTagtctccccctctctctctcgtttaaCCCTTTTCTGATAATTTCATCTCTTCAAGGCTTcagaagagaagagaacaatctctctctctcgctcggtGCCGTTTCTGTACCTTCACCCTTTTCTGACAATCCCACCCTTTCCAAATCACaagctaaaaaaagaaaaagttttctctctctcgctgaaGGTTGAAAAGCCAACATCACAGGACTGTTGCAGCCCTCACAGCCATCATCTAAGACCTCTCTGTTGCTCTCTGTGACGAGAATTCTCCATTACCAACGTTCCATAATCTCCTAGTTTATCAATGAGAGACAGGCTGCTGGTGGGTGCAATACCGACAGCCACCATCCATGGCGAACCAAAGCAAGAGCCCGTACATTCACCCAATCCCCCTCCCCAAAACGAGACCAAGAACGCCACTAGGCCCACGACCCCCAACAACTACTACGACGCCAGCCCCGGCTTCAATTCCTCCATGGCCGTCACCATCCTGGTCCTCCTGACGGCACTTTtcttcatgggcttcttctcCGTCTACGTCCGCCGCTTCGCGGAGGAGAACTCATCCGAAGCCGCGCGACGCCGCAGACGGGCAGCTGCTGGAAACCGGCGGTCTGGCGCCAGCCCTTCCTCCTCCCAGGGCCTCGATCCCGTCCTAGTGAGCTCGCTGCCCACCTTCCCTTACAAGAAGGTCTCGCCGAAGGACGACGCCGATTGCGCTGTCTGCCTCTGCGAGTTCGACCAGGGAGAAATGGTGAAGGTCCTGCCCGTCTGCGGTCATTTGTTCCACGCGGACTGCGTCGATACCTGGCTCTTGTGTCGCACATCCTGCCCACTCTGCCGCGCCACTCTggtccctcctcctccgccgcCAAAGGAGCCGCAGAGAGACGCATTAGATGAAAGGGAGACGGTGGTGGAAGCCGCGGCCGCTTCTGCCAATGCTGCGTCACCGGAGAATGCGGGTTTTATATTAGTGGTCAGAACGGTGGAGAGTTTTCTGCCGCCAGGACAGTCGGAGTCCCGCGTGCGTAGGTCCGGCAGTGGGTGTAGTTTATCTCGTGGGTTGGAGGTGGAGGGGACTCAGCCGAGGCGGAGTTGTAGTTTCTGACGGCAAAAGTGAGGAAGAAAGTGTctagagcgagagagagagatgaatgtGACTGAGGGGtgtgttttttgtcttttcatctcAAATGGATgaaatgtagtttttttttttttttatgtgaataCAATTTGATAGTCGTGTAAAAAAGAAGATGGTGTTTTCTGTTTCATTGTATAGAAGTTACCTTTTCTGTGAGAatgcactttttctttttcttttccttttcattttcagagaCTTTTGTTGCTGTTGGTACAGATGGATTGCGGCCTGATTCCGGGCAACTTTTGACCTGAGTGGGCTGCAGTCAGTTATAATTACTGATAAGAACTACCACTTTCTGGCAGCGGCCACCCAGGGCACGTTTCGCGGCCGTGTCAGGTACCACATTTAAGCTGTCCTGTTCTCCGGCCACCAGCTTGCTTACGGAAGTGAGCCGCATggacatctctctctttttccctct
Protein-coding regions in this window:
- the LOC116252948 gene encoding RING-H2 finger protein ATL57-like, whose protein sequence is MRDRLLVGAIPTATIHGEPKQEPVHSPNPPPQNETKNATRPTTPNNYYDASPGFNSSMAVTILVLLTALFFMGFFSVYVRRFAEENSSEAARRRRRAAAGNRRSGASPSSSQGLDPVLVSSLPTFPYKKVSPKDDADCAVCLCEFDQGEMVKVLPVCGHLFHADCVDTWLLCRTSCPLCRATLVPPPPPPKEPQRDALDERETVVEAAAASANAASPENAGFILVVRTVESFLPPGQSESRVRRSGSGCSLSRGLEVEGTQPRRSCSF